One Diabrotica virgifera virgifera chromosome 3, PGI_DIABVI_V3a genomic window carries:
- the LOC126881740 gene encoding uncharacterized protein LOC126881740: MAPKGLGKLLKKRESQIARLDQFKTYLDNFTRLLNGGSVAGIEEERIIELELRLERQVVLFHEFEQLQEEIESAVDFIDDQLIKQRDEFTNNHYSLSAISKRYLGAFYDAKNQQLASQSGSINNRQSYHAEDVSIANVRLPQINLPSYSGSYESWLEYRDTFHSLIHSNASISNIQKYHYLRASLKGGAAQVIRSIEFSASNYTVAWETLLNRYNNDNLLIHNHVKAIFDIPNIQQESAAELRQMLDSLSKHLRSLQNLNQPTEHWDTLLIYILSNKLDKTTAREWEESKVKCESQTSSNNKSVPPTLEEFASFIRKRADLLETLSLTKETKGNKSRVSYHNQAGENQGKDNIKQVSCIYCKQSQHFIQGCPEFLNLSIEQRTQAVNKHHLCVNCLRNNHNVRRCFAGPCRKCGQRHNTLLHVDKTNTSVNHVSSVSNVPHHSSQVINESIPLQTLSYCQKSSEPKVLLSTVLVNVEDRFGNLQMCRVLLDSGSQSNFITSDTVKKLGLTTSKVDISVTGINQTTSIINRKCQVAIKSTQNSFYLNLTCLVVPKINESLPNHPIDTSAWNIPSNVVLADPTFDQVTNVDMLIGAEYFYSLISIGQIKLGKGLPVLQKTVFGWVVSGPVHTGQTQNVHCHLSTSDTDEDIHNCIPPSIPTYLHMFLHAQKRCGMALRRARCMWKVAAIQQGTERGVEGIAAAPSGGCPCPVPFYYTALFPFHMRRIALSLSNAVCLCVS, from the exons ATGGCTCCAAAAGGTTTaggaaaattattaaagaagcgaGAATCACAAATAGCACGGCTTGATCAATTTAAAACATACTTAGATAATTTTACGCGTTTGTTAAATGGGGGTTCAGTAGCGGGTATAGAAGAGGAGCGTATAATTGAACTAGAGTTAAGATTAGAAAGGCAAGTTGTTTTATTTCATGAATTTGAACAATTACAAGAGGAAATCGAAAGTGCAGTTGATTTTATTGATGATCAGTTAATTAAACAACGCGATGAGTTTACAAATAATCATTATAGTCTCTCAGCCATAAGCAAAAGGTATTTAGGAGCATTTTATGATGCAAAAAACCAACAACTTGCCTCTCAATCAGGATCAATTAATAACCGACAATCTTATCATGCGGAAGACGTCTCTATCGCGAATGTTAGGCTTCCTCAGATAAATTTACCGTCCTACTCAGGAAGTTACGAAAGCTGGTTAGAGTACAGAGACACGTTCCATAGTCTTATACATTCAAATGCATCCATTAGTAACATTCAGAAGTACCATTACCTGCGTGCATCCTTGAAGGGCGGCGCTGCACAAGTAATCCGATCTATTGAATTCTCTGCTTCCAATTATACAGTGGCGTGGGAAACACTATTAAATAGGTATAACAACGACAATTTATTAATTCACAACCACGTCAAAGCTATATTTGATATCCCAAATATACAACAAGAATCGGCAGCTGAACTCAGGCAAATGTTAGACAGCTTGTCAAAACATTTAAGGTCATTACAAAATTTAAACCAACCAACAGAACATTGGGATACTCTTTTGATATACATTTTATCCAATAAATTAGACAAAACAACGGCCAGGGAATGGGAAGAAAGCAAGGTCAAATGCGAAAGCCAAACGTCATCCAACAACAAATCGGTGCCACCTACTCTGGAAGAGTTTGCATCTTTTATTAGAAAAAGAGCAGATCTATTGGAAACGCTATCCTTAACAAAGGAAACAAAAGGGAACAAATCGAGGGTATCTTATCATAATCAAGCAGGTGAAAACCAAGGTAAGGATAATATTAAACAAGTTTCTTGTATTTATTGTAAACAGAGTCAACATTTTATACAGGGTTGTCCGGAATTTCTTAACTTATCGATAGAGCAAAGAACACAGGCAGTAAATAAACATCATCTTTGCGTAAACTGTCTGCGAAACAATCACAATGTAAGGCGTTGTTTTGCAGGCCCTTGTCGAAAGTGTGGTCAACGTCATAATACACTGCTTCATGTAGACAAAACCAATACATCCGTAAATCATGTGTCTTCTGTCTCGAATGTTCCTCATCACTCTTCTCAAGTGATAAACGAAAGTATTCCTTTACAAACTCTTTCTTATTGTCAGAAATCAAGCGAACCGAAAGTGCTTCTCTCAACAGTTCTAGTTAATGTtgaagatagatttggaaatttGCAAATGTGTCGAGTCCTCTTAGACTCAGGGTCTCAGTCAAACTTTATAACTAGTGATACTGTTAAAAAACTAGGTTTAACCACATCTAAGGTAGACATATCCGTGACAGGTATCAATCAAACTACCTCAATTATAAACCGAAAGTGCCAAGTCGCAATTAAATCTAcccaaaattcgttttacttaaATCTAACTTGTCTTGTCGTACCTAAAATAAACGAAAGTTTACCAAATCATCCCATAGACACTTCGGCATGGAATATTCCCTCCAATGTGGTTCTTGCGGATCCTACCTTTGATCAAGTTACTAATGTTGATATGTTGATTGGAGCAGAGTATTTCTATAGCCTAATAAGCATCGGTCAAATTAAACTGGGTAAAGGCTTACCTGTcctccaaaaaactgtttttggaTGGGTGGTGTCAGGGCCAGTTCATACCGGTCAAACTCAAAATGTACATTGTCACTTAAGCACAAGTGACACTGACGAAGATATTCATAACTGTATTC CCCCCTCTATCCCGACATATCTGCACATGTTCCTTCACGCACAAAAACGGTGCGGTATGGCCCTTCGTAGGGCCAGGTGTATGTGGAAGGTGGCTGCCATCCAACAAGGCACCGAGCGAGGGGTCGAGGGAATAGCTGCCGCCCCATCTGGAGGGTGCCCTTGTCCTGTGCCCTTCTATTACACCGCTCTCTTTCCATTTCATATGCGTCGTATCGCTTTGTCTTTGTCCAACGCTGTATGTCTGTGCGTATCGTAA